The following are encoded together in the Nitrosopumilus sp. b3 genome:
- a CDS encoding archaeal proteasome endopeptidase complex subunit alpha, protein MLPAQQGYDRAITVFSPDGRLYQVEYAIETVRRGTIAVGVKCKDGIIIAVEEKPRKLQISNTAQKIFQIDDHVGVAAAGYIPDARSQVDNARFFSQSNKMIYDEAVEVETIAKHLADQCQQYTQYAGVRPYGVALILGGVVNNTPQLYLTDPSGTYISYDAIAIGSGSDQVTDFLEKTYKDDLSLDDAAILAAAGIYLSSEDKESTSHIRMAHIKTETGLYELVSDEQIANYATTAKEKYPHDQK, encoded by the coding sequence ATGCTTCCTGCACAACAAGGTTACGATAGAGCAATTACAGTATTTTCTCCGGATGGCAGACTATACCAAGTAGAATACGCAATAGAGACAGTAAGAAGAGGAACAATAGCTGTTGGCGTAAAATGCAAAGACGGAATCATTATTGCAGTTGAAGAAAAACCAAGAAAATTACAAATTTCAAATACCGCTCAAAAGATTTTTCAAATAGATGATCATGTTGGAGTTGCAGCAGCAGGGTATATCCCAGATGCAAGAAGCCAAGTAGACAATGCACGATTCTTTTCTCAAAGTAACAAAATGATTTACGATGAAGCAGTAGAAGTTGAAACTATTGCAAAACACTTAGCAGATCAATGTCAACAATATACCCAATATGCAGGTGTAAGACCATATGGTGTTGCATTGATTCTTGGAGGAGTAGTAAATAACACACCACAGTTGTATCTAACAGATCCTAGTGGAACATACATTTCTTATGATGCAATTGCAATTGGTTCAGGTTCTGATCAAGTGACAGACTTTTTGGAAAAAACATACAAGGATGATCTTTCATTAGATGATGCTGCCATATTAGCTGCTGCTGGAATTTATCTGTCAAGTGAAGATAAAGAAAGCACAAGCCACATCAGAATGGCACATATAAAAACAGAAACCGGTTTATACGAATTAGTTTCAGATGAGCAGATTGCAAATTACGCAACAACTGCCAAAGAAAAATACCCACACGACCAAAAATAA
- a CDS encoding DUF371 domain-containing protein produces MKFEIEFSGHENIRSNHQKTIEITKESHLTPQGDCIIGVNATCSCADLPLELKTQLKDPDLKIKFSIRVADKEFVFEGKGHPELILSHTEDIVIRKSDFICPRTLAIKCDKASDLLPRDMVTLLQDPKTKGTFTISVD; encoded by the coding sequence GTGAAATTTGAAATAGAATTTTCAGGACATGAGAATATTAGATCAAATCATCAAAAAACAATAGAGATTACTAAAGAATCTCATTTAACACCTCAGGGTGACTGTATTATTGGTGTTAATGCAACTTGTAGTTGTGCGGATCTACCTTTGGAGTTAAAAACTCAGTTAAAAGATCCTGATTTAAAAATTAAATTTTCTATTCGTGTTGCGGATAAAGAATTTGTTTTTGAAGGAAAAGGCCATCCTGAATTAATTCTTTCTCATACAGAAGATATTGTAATTCGAAAAAGTGATTTTATTTGTCCTAGAACTTTGGCAATAAAATGTGATAAGGCATCTGACTTGTTGCCTAGGGATATGGTGACATTGTTACAAGATCCAAAAACAAAAGGAACATTTACTATCAGTGTTGATTAA
- a CDS encoding redoxin family protein: protein MKTEIKTALILGIVIAIGLGITSITLSTLDKESKTITIQDVNSKTTIDKSGFKIAPDLVGISYYLNTSPGELKEQIKDKVVLYDIWTYSCINCVRTLPYITAWDDKYEEQGLLIIGVHSPEFEFEKDLDNVKMAVDKHGIDYPVVMDNEMETWKAFENRYWPRKYIADHEGYIRYDHIGEGGYQETEKIIQQLLQERASSLGIEVSEEKSLVEIEEFEHTTFRTPELYFGYYFAQNRNQLGSSEGFQPEKIVKYSEPGKIDLHKFYPIGEWENLEDSMKLESENGSIKLLYNAKEVNIVTENYAELEIFLDDEPLPNEYAGKEINEDNILRVSEAGLYNVISSENSASHILEIKVKGKGFQIFTFTFG from the coding sequence ATGAAAACTGAAATAAAAACTGCATTAATCTTAGGAATTGTAATTGCAATAGGTCTGGGCATTACAAGTATTACACTGTCTACTCTAGATAAAGAATCAAAAACAATTACCATTCAAGATGTAAACTCAAAAACAACAATTGATAAATCAGGATTTAAAATTGCGCCAGATCTAGTAGGAATTTCGTATTATCTCAACACTTCACCTGGAGAACTTAAAGAACAAATCAAAGACAAGGTGGTACTTTATGATATTTGGACATACAGTTGTATCAATTGTGTAAGAACACTACCATACATTACAGCATGGGATGACAAATATGAAGAGCAGGGATTGTTAATAATCGGAGTTCATTCTCCTGAATTCGAATTTGAAAAAGATCTAGATAATGTCAAAATGGCTGTAGACAAACATGGTATAGACTATCCTGTTGTAATGGATAACGAAATGGAAACATGGAAGGCTTTTGAAAATAGATACTGGCCTAGAAAATACATTGCAGATCATGAAGGATATATCAGATATGATCATATTGGTGAAGGCGGTTATCAGGAAACAGAGAAAATTATTCAACAACTATTACAAGAAAGAGCTTCATCGCTTGGAATTGAAGTATCAGAAGAGAAATCCCTTGTTGAGATAGAAGAATTCGAGCATACAACTTTTAGAACACCCGAATTGTATTTTGGATACTATTTTGCTCAAAATAGAAACCAGTTAGGAAGTAGCGAGGGATTCCAACCTGAGAAAATAGTAAAGTACTCAGAACCTGGCAAAATTGATTTGCACAAGTTTTACCCAATAGGAGAATGGGAAAACCTTGAAGACAGTATGAAACTAGAATCAGAAAATGGATCTATCAAACTATTGTATAATGCAAAAGAAGTAAACATTGTTACAGAAAATTATGCAGAATTGGAAATATTTCTAGATGATGAACCACTTCCAAATGAATATGCAGGAAAAGAAATCAATGAAGATAACATACTGAGAGTATCTGAGGCAGGATTATACAATGTCATAAGTAGTGAAAATAGTGCTTCACATATCCTTGAAATCAAGGTAAAGGGAAAGGGTTTTCAGATATTTACATTCACATTCGGATAA
- a CDS encoding Snf7 family protein, whose product MISNSWNKAEGESISQKVMGRVKPDEPLKNKIDFAQKKLQFQISKLESINEKLQKKHDVIFEKIVNAQRNNKPSYAQAYAGELTQVRKMKNMVSGAKLSMEQVKLRLDTVSELGDVVVTLSPCMSIIKGLSPSLSGIMPEANASMQDLSQILGDVMSGSSVSMGDTMSAGVETNADTLAILEEAHNVIAGQTKSSIPDVPENLKKQIVERKSDIFI is encoded by the coding sequence TTGATAAGTAATTCTTGGAATAAAGCAGAAGGAGAAAGTATCTCTCAAAAAGTTATGGGAAGGGTAAAACCTGATGAGCCATTAAAGAACAAAATTGATTTTGCACAAAAAAAATTACAATTTCAAATTTCAAAATTAGAATCAATAAATGAAAAATTACAGAAAAAACATGATGTCATATTTGAAAAGATCGTAAATGCACAAAGAAACAACAAGCCAAGTTATGCCCAAGCATATGCCGGGGAATTAACTCAAGTAAGAAAAATGAAAAATATGGTAAGCGGGGCAAAACTCTCAATGGAACAAGTTAAGCTTAGACTAGATACTGTTTCAGAATTAGGAGATGTTGTAGTAACTCTTAGTCCATGCATGTCAATCATCAAAGGTCTTAGTCCATCACTTAGTGGAATCATGCCAGAAGCAAATGCCTCTATGCAAGATTTATCTCAGATACTCGGAGATGTAATGTCGGGATCTTCAGTGAGTATGGGAGATACAATGAGTGCAGGAGTTGAGACAAATGCAGACACACTTGCAATTCTTGAAGAAGCTCACAATGTAATTGCAGGACAGACAAAATCATCCATTCCAGATGTTCCTGAAAATCTCAAAAAACAAATTGTTGAGAGAAAATCAGATATTTTCATTTAG